The window taacAGGGTACAAGCCCTTGAAGTCTTCACTCAAAACTTAAAACTTGAGGCTCTTTCTATGTGAGTTAGCGTAGTAAATGATGCAATAAGGCCGCCCAAGCATACCTCAGAAAACTCCAAACTTGTATTGCAAGATCTCAAATCGATTTTTGAACCTGCAATGGGTAGAACTGATTCGTCGGGTCTATGATATTCTAGAGGATGAAGGTGATCCAGAGGGTGGAACATGATTGTTGAACCACGTGCGGGGCAAGATAATTGGTAATATTCACAAATTATTTGCAAGGATCCGTGGTCGTTTGCCTGCAAAAAAGTGCATGAATGGAAAGAAAACACTTCAGGAGGCatgcaaaattataaatcacgTGGCAGAAATCGAAAGACACTTCAGATCTTAACCTTTGCCCACTCAAGGATATCACTTTGTTCACTGAAGATATCCCGACCAGATGAACATGCGTCTTCTGCATCTGCCTCGTCATAATCACATCTAAAATCCCTATCTTCACATGGTGATGCTCGAAAACTGCAGCAACAGATTACAAAACTATAATTCAAGCATAgtgtgatcatatcatattcTTCACCGCTAGAAAGAAATATAAGCAACTTTAAAGGATGAGGGTATATATGCAAATATTTGCAACTAAAGAAAGATATATAAAACTGACGAGCCAAATGAAATATATACCTGGGGGATGAATCAGAACTTTCACATTGTTGGTACCGCAGGAATGGCAACACAGAATTTGGTAAACGCCTTTCAAATGACTGCTTGGCACTGAGATTGTCATTGTCTGAATTTGGGGGTGAATCAACTTCAGCTGTCGGTTCTTCCCAAGAAGCtagtttttctatttcagGATCAAGAGGGGCATCACTGCCATTAGATTCTCTCTTGTCTTGGTCAAGTTCAAACTGAGATATATTGTTAATTGGGCTCTCTGAGATAGAGTCGTTTGTACTCGACTCCGAAGCATCAACTGCCCCATCATGTGTGTTGGGTGCTTCATCAGTCAGCAGTAAACTTTCAGCTTTCTCTTCTAATGTTTCAACCATATCGCAGCCCACAGGTGAGTCTAAATCCAAACCATTTATCTGCTTAGTCAACCGCTCCAACCTCTCTTCCGTGAAGATGCTAAAACACATAAGAAATGTGTAAGAAACTGCAGCATTATGTGTAAAGATGTTCAAATATAAAAGTCGGTCTTGGATTATCAGTATAGGTAGGTTCTAAACAAGAATTGCTAAGAAATAGTGCACTAGAGAACGTATTCAGCAACCTATTCAGCACGCCAAAATGCAGCTCGAAAAATGGAAGCCTGGAAAGAATGCAGTAACAACGACGTGTCATCAAAATATAGCGGCTCCGACTTGAACAGGCAGGTTGCCCATCAGAAACAGTAGAGATCAACCCGGACGGCTTTTGTATCATTTCTTCAACCAAAACACAGCAACCATAAAGAGTTGAAGAATCAGCAACCtgaatgtaaaaaaaatgaacatcGAGTAAAAATCAGCTAGTACAATAAACAGGGTACACCACATTATTGTGACGAATGGTAGAGAAAAAACGTTGCTCAACATAAAGTTCACAAAGTGTTAAAATAGTCCCCAAGAGGAAAGACAAACTAACTGAACCATACAATGTTCCAATAATAAACTTCAGAAagcaatatcaataaaatattttccaatgtACCTGCAGCCGGAAGACAAATGACAAATCACTCTGCTTGAGATGCTCCTGTAAGTAAAGAACCAGAGCTATTCAGAATACACTCGgcaagattaaaaaaaatgaaattacaataTGGGAGACTCATGCTCTATGATGATTGGGTCAATAAAAAGCATCAAGAGAAAACTACAACAGAAAAGGTTCCACAGAAAGAGTTActtcagattttttttcttcattttttcagTGAGGGTAGCCCATGgaaatagatatatatacaGTCTAAAATACCTCCCATCCACCTCTCCTCCAACCACCCCTTAATAAAATGGaagaacataaaaataaaagttgggAAGACAAAACCAAAAGGCTACATGAAAGATGCATTTGATAAGAGTTCCCACAGTAAACTGAATCATCACTTCTAAACTACCATCTTCAACAATGATGActtgaatatattaatacataaaatgatCAGAAGTTCACAATTCAATATAAAGCCTAATTAACTtcttaaaaaagttacaacTTTAATAATCTTCTAGTAACAAATTttgacaaattattattttagcaCGGCTTGCTCTGACTGGATATGCATGAATCAAGCATGAAGAATACCTGTCCCAGAAGTATCTCATTCAATTCACTCATTGATGGCGTTCTCTCAACAGCATTCACCTGTAacaaagattcaatttttacaaaataaaaattgaaagtatAGGGACAGATTGGCGTCAGCTAGACTCTGAAGACATGAGAAGGAAATTCCAAGAGGTGTAGTTATCTGTCTCTCATAAATTAAGATTAGTGACTGTGTTGAGTCCACTGCAGCCTTCAAGAGACTATAGCAGTAACAACAGCATTCATCTTTAACAAAGTTCTGCAGgaacttatttttttacaatgaAATGGCAGCAGAAAGGGTTACAGATGCTCAGAATACATGGAAGAAGGGTATACAGATTTAAAAACTGCATTTAAAACTCTCCTGAGCCCTTTCTTACCCCTTCCATGACAAATTTCTGTACAACTCAAGTTTCCAGAAAAGATATACACACAAATCACCAAGGATAAAGACTAATGAGAGGATAAAAAGAGCTATAATTCACCCTACCTCTACCCCGTTTGGAAAGCAGAAAGAAAGGAGATCCTTGTACTTTAACGGTAGTTGCTTTTCTGGAGGATAAACAAACAAGACCTGATATTGCAGCAAGAGAATAATTGCATTAATAATCGTAAATTTCTCACATATTACATAAAGACACATAAGTATGGCTAACCCAAAAAACTATAATCAATACCTGCGGCTCAAGGTTAGGTTCTATACGGCACTGATTCTGACTACCAAGTGCACTTCGCAATTTCCCTGGACCTTCAAATTTTCTAGACAAGTACAGATTTTGGAGTGCTTGAACGTCAGAACTAGGAGGAAGTCCAACAACCACCATGCTCTCAAAAAGCTTCGAAGGCTCCTTCCACACTTTGTGATCCTGCAAGCTTTAATGACCCAATGATACACGAAAACAACAAACCAGTAACAAATTTCTCTGCATACACCATAAATTCCATAACAGCGCCTCTTATCCCTTTGGGTAGGGGAACTATAGATAATCGAGCAAACTAGCGAATTAGTAGTTGAGAAGAAAGCTCACCAGCATTTGTAATTGAAAGTTAGCCCACTGACGCTTCTGACTTGTTAGTACTTCCGGGTTGTACAAACTGCTTTTAACTTCAGGGGGAGTGGATAGACCTTTCAACATTCTCGAGACCTGATGCTGAAGCTTCTTAAGCTGGCCACCACTCTCCTCTTTCGACGAATACACCACAGAAGGTCGAGGAGAACGAACAGCTGCAGCTGCTGCTGCAACAGCTCTAGCAACATCCTCGCTCGTAGGCATATAGAACGACGAGCTCCAACTAGGACTACCTGATTCTTCAGCTCTCTCCATATCTCTATCAAAACCGTTTACCTGCAACCAAATTCAGAAACTCCATTCAGCCCTTTTCTTGTATGAAGCCAACTAAACAACAATTACTCAAACAAAAATAGGAATAGAAAGCATAAGAGAACTACAAGAAATCATCTTTCCTCTTATTAGCAATCCCAAATGGTTtcctttcatttctttttttttccctcacttgtaaattaagtatgattaCACTTTACAACCATCCAATTTCACGGAAATATAGTAGCTCTTTTCACCACTTCACCTCTCATTTTCTCAGCTAGAAATTCAGATGAATAATACTAGAATAGTAGTAATTCAAGCTGAACCACCTCgatgaataaaaaagaaaaaagaaaagagaaaacagtaaaagggggaaaaaggTCATGGGATAAAGAAACAGAATCCACGCGTATCTATCAGCCGCGTGAAGCAATCTGACAAAAACACGAaactgaaaaacaaaaattgaaatcaaaaaCCCTAAATTCGCCGATAATCACCTGAAATATCGATACAAAACACCTCTCGAGCTCCAGAAATTACTACACCCTTCCAAGTGATCCCCGATATTCACGAGCAAGATCACAACTTTTTCCCCTCGAGCGCACCAACAAAGCCGGATTCCACGAGATTTGAGCTTATGCCTCCCTTTTAAACTGAACTTgaccaaaatagaaagagCGAGAAAAGGATCAAAATCAACCCAAGTAGAATGCTCCGAATTTCCAAAGGcggtaaaaaaataaaaaggaaaccAGAATCAGacccaaaatcaacaaaaatggttaccaaaaattgaagaaattgaaatcaTTAACGTCTAATTTATGATGCCGGAATCATAAAAGAGGACAGAAGGGGAATCATCAAATCTCGTGGTGTGTGTGATTTGGGGGCTTTAGGGGTTGGGGAAGACAGAGAGGGAGAGTTCAGGCGGCCATAGCaaagatggagagagagagagctatttttttcttgttggttTTTGAGAAATGGAAGAATGAGAGAAGGCAAAGTTGGAAAAGAAAACTACTTAGCAATAGTGCAtggaataataattaattacaattaggctttttattttacataaattaattgctaatttaatgtaatcaGACTGAAGCTGTTTGGATATTCatgtaataaaattgtaaaagaaaatggaagtTTGTGATAAATATTGATATGAATTATTGGGGTgttttttagaaaattgttTAATACTAATAGTTGACATTTATTTGGTTGCTGAATTTTAGTcttgaaaattcaatttttggcATTCATGTGATGAGGAATAtgattattgaagaaaatggaagtTTATGATGAAATATTGATCAAAATTAGTGgaggtgtttttttttagaaaatgattaatagtagtagtaatagttagtacttttataaaattaaatttattggtCGGAGAAAAAGTGTATTTGCGAACAATAAATCGATGGCACCATGACATAATAGCCGACTTGGTAGGGTCCACCGtgctttgtttatttgttttaaaatagttaataTAAGAGCATGTATAATGTCGTGTAAAATGAGCATTCATTGAGTGCTCAGTATGTAATACGATGATGAAATACATTCGACATAGCATGTGACATAATTGTGCGTTTAAAGTTGTGATCGTGCACGTCATGTGTTGTTGAGCAGCACGTACTCGGGCTCAACCAATGCGGCAGCATTAGCTGCACGCGCTAACCTTCCTTTATGTTTACATGAATAATCTAAGAAAGGTTGCTTCAAATGCAGCATATGAATATGAGTAGTAAATAGAAGTAGTTCAATTTTTAAGAATtcacatttaaaaattattttggatattgcaattgatatactccataacaaaaacaaacatccaacaataaacaaaaaatagaaatagaataaaCGTGTATGCCAAACACTACCTACGATACTGATATATGGAGTACCTTAATATAAtggttgatttattttttattaattttttggttGGTTAATGGTTAGGAGGTGTGCCAAACAGGCCATATTTCCTGATTTAATATTGATACCTTAtctgcatttatttaaaatccaATAAATGTACATTTATATCAATTCGATGTTAAAACAATTTCGGTACAACTTCGAGCTATACTCAGCTATCACACAATAACTCATTCAATGAGCTTTAAAGAGGGACATATAATCATCGAAAGTGAGGTTCATTATGTCAATGAATAAgaaatttgatactactataaaaataaataataatcatgCAACGATTTACTTGGTGTATACATGGCTTGGATTTTTAAATAGTTGGTCATCTGTATTcacaaaaacaattttaatatactagtaataattaCTATAGATAAAATGGTAGGACGAGGCTTGGATCGCGTCCTAAAAcggaaaattcattgttcagttgaaaaaaaaaattataaacactagaaattaaaaattacaaattctataaattaaaatttacaaatcctagaaaaatTGGTGGAAGAATGTTGAATAAATGAGATATA is drawn from Salvia hispanica cultivar TCC Black 2014 chromosome 6, UniMelb_Shisp_WGS_1.0, whole genome shotgun sequence and contains these coding sequences:
- the LOC125194319 gene encoding uncharacterized protein LOC125194319 isoform X2, encoding MVVVGLPPSSDVQALQNLYLSRKFEGPGKLRSALGSQNQCRIEPNLEPQVLFVYPPEKQLPLKYKDLLSFCFPNGVEVNAVERTPSMSELNEILLGQEHLKQSDLSFVFRLQVADSSTLYGCCVLVEEMIQKPSGLISTVSDGQPACSSRSRYILMTRRCYCILSRLPFFELHFGVLNSIFTEERLERLTKQINGLDLDSPVGCDMVETLEEKAESLLLTDEAPNTHDGAVDASESSTNDSISESPINNISQFELDQDKRESNGSDAPLDPEIEKLASWEEPTAEVDSPPNSDNDNLSAKQSFERRLPNSVLPFLRYQQCESSDSSPSFRASPCEDRDFRCDYDEADAEDACSSGRDIFSEQSDILEWAKANDHGSLQIICEYYQLSCPARGSTIMFHPLDHLHPLEYHRPDESVLPIAGSKIDLRSCNTSLEFSEAHSALVVEEEAAALSVWAIACLCGTLRLEHVLTLFAGALLEKQIVIVCSNLGILSALVLSIIPLIRPYQWQSLLMPVLPNDMLDFLDAPVPYIVGVKNKTELQAKLTNVILVDANRNQVKSPSLPQLPQQRELYSKLSPFHEKLVGESYLGKKRPIYECTDVQKEAAKGFLDVLRTYLDSLCSNLRSHTITNVQSNDDKVSLLLKESFIESFPSRNRPFMKLFLDTQLFSVHTDFILSFFQKE
- the LOC125194319 gene encoding uncharacterized protein LOC125194319 isoform X1 — translated: MERAEESGSPSWSSSFYMPTSEDVARAVAAAAAAVRSPRPSVVYSSKEESGGQLKKLQHQVSRMLKGLSTPPEVKSSLYNPEVLTSQKRQWANFQLQMLDHKVWKEPSKLFESMVVVGLPPSSDVQALQNLYLSRKFEGPGKLRSALGSQNQCRIEPNLEPQVLFVYPPEKQLPLKYKDLLSFCFPNGVEVNAVERTPSMSELNEILLGQEHLKQSDLSFVFRLQVADSSTLYGCCVLVEEMIQKPSGLISTVSDGQPACSSRSRYILMTRRCYCILSRLPFFELHFGVLNSIFTEERLERLTKQINGLDLDSPVGCDMVETLEEKAESLLLTDEAPNTHDGAVDASESSTNDSISESPINNISQFELDQDKRESNGSDAPLDPEIEKLASWEEPTAEVDSPPNSDNDNLSAKQSFERRLPNSVLPFLRYQQCESSDSSPSFRASPCEDRDFRCDYDEADAEDACSSGRDIFSEQSDILEWAKANDHGSLQIICEYYQLSCPARGSTIMFHPLDHLHPLEYHRPDESVLPIAGSKIDLRSCNTSLEFSEAHSALVVEEEAAALSVWAIACLCGTLRLEHVLTLFAGALLEKQIVIVCSNLGILSALVLSIIPLIRPYQWQSLLMPVLPNDMLDFLDAPVPYIVGVKNKTELQAKLTNVILVDANRNQVKSPSLPQLPQQRELYSKLSPFHEKLVGESYLGKKRPIYECTDVQKEAAKGFLDVLRTYLDSLCSNLRSHTITNVQSNDDKVSLLLKESFIESFPSRNRPFMKLFLDTQLFSVHTDFILSFFQKE